CTATGTGTCTGCTTACAACAGTTTTGGCTGAATGCTTGTATCTCAGCACTGCTTTCTGACACATTATCACTGAAGTGTCTGACAGCTGAAGTCTGAAGTTGTCAGGGTTGTGTCTTACCCTGGAgaagagtgtttgctaaatcaACAAGTAACAGTCAGAAACAGCAGCTACCTTTGCTACCATGGCTGTTGAcgttgggtgggggggtggccACCTTGAGGGCCAACCCGTACGCCCCCTGGAAGGAATTACTGTCCCGGATCAGGAAAGTTCCCGGCTCCTTCTCCTTCAACACAGCGATCGCtatagaggcagagagagggtgaggttATTGTGTTTATTCAGCCCAGCTGGCCCCTCCATGACAGACTGAGCACATACAGGCGGACAGGTGCTGTGTATTTATAGTGTTATCACTGGGAgggctggagtgtgtgtgccgTTACCTTGGTCCCTGGAGATGCCGGGCTTGTACCAGAACCGCGAGCTGTCCTGGACAAACTTGACGCTGACCCGGTTCTGCGCCTCCCCACCCTGAGGGAGGGAGCCCTCGCGTGGCCCCGCGGGGGGCGGCGCCTCCCCCACGGAGGGGGAGAAGGTGACGTGGTGAGGGGCGGCGGGGCCCGCGTGCTGGGCCCCGGGGGGCCCGGTGGCCGGCCTCAGGGTGGAGCCGCGCCCGTTGGGCGACCCTGGCAGCGCGGACTGCCGGCGCTTCTCggggagagggggctggggcggggggATGGTGACGGCAGTGTACCCCGTGTAGGGCACGGCCGGGACGCTGGCAGGGTAGTAGCTGGTGGAAATGGggaaggtgggggtggagtggcCCTCAGGCGACGGGGGCTTGTGCTGGCCGCCGTTGCCCTCGGCGCCGGGGTAGGGCTGCAGGTGCCCCGCCCCGTCCGCGCCCAGCATCAGCCTCCGGCCCATGGTGGCGAAGCCCAGCACGGGCGGCTCCGAGGAGGAGGGCCGCTCAGGGCTGCCGGGCGGAGGCtgcggggaggagggggcggagctgggggCAGAACTGGGGGCGGAGCTCACTTTGGGGGTGTCAGGTGTTCCATCCCTGGGCGGGGTGTCGCCGTTCAGCTGCAGGGATCCAGGCCCCggggagctgggggtggggctgtgggtgGAGGGCGGGGCGCTCTGGGATGTGGTCAGGGTGACACTGGACTCGGCGGGGGacgccgggggagggggggcacagTCAGTGGCGGACTGGGGGCTGCAGTGGTTCTGGGGCTCGGTCCGTGTGGGGGAGGCGGGTGAATCGGGGGTGTCTGCCATCGCCTGGGCTGGGTCAGTGCTGGGCTGCTGGCTTTGGGAGGAGCactgggcggggctggggggctCCTGGGGGCCAGGGTAGGCTCGGTCCTGGGGAGAGGAAGGGGCGGGGCCACTGCTCATGCCCGTCACACGCAGATCTGTTTCTGCCGGGCTGGGGgtgacacaaacagacagcctCCATCAGGAAGtgacacaaacaacacagataTTCTGCATTATAACCTGACATATTCAACTCCTGCATTCCTTCTGTCCTGCTTCCTCCTCTAGGTGGTTCCTTGGTGTCTGAATTGCTATGCTGACAATGGACATTCTgttctttcattacattacattcatttagaagatgcttttatccagagcaacttccagcataAAAAGAACCAAAGTGTCTCCAtacaagttgaatgagcaacagtgtcagaccaggctaacaccaCATTCAGTGTGAGTCACTGAATATTTGATCCATATATAGAACATGTGTGcgaaaatgaacaaaatataatgACAAAGCATGATGACTAACTAAACGAGAACCAAAATGGCTGACTAACTGACTGACGCGGATATGTAAACAAAGCAGAAGAAAAGATGAATACCTTTCTTGGGCATGCAAAGGGCTGCTGGTATGAACAGGGGTGGGTGGCTCGGAGAGGTCAGAGACAGCGGAGGAAATGACACGTGCTTCTCTGTGTATTCGCCTCAAGGACCCCTGGGAAATGTGGTCCCGCCAAGGCAAACCATCCCCAACGCAACCAGAGCCGTCCActaagagagggagggagagaatggaCCGAATGAATGACCTCTGTCATTGTGTCTAATGCCCATGTCAAACCCACAGCCGCAGACTAAATCCCTCTGCACAATGTCTCCAATGCAACAGCGTCACATTTAAGGGATATAAGACCAGACCAAAGCAGTGACTTCTGGATAAAATGGATGAGAAAAAGTGTGGCGTACTGATAAGCTCTAAGCTATTTTTCTAATGCGTATGTATTAACAGAAGCTGTGGACTcacttgtctgtctgtcaggaggGTACTGCTGTGGGTGGAGCTGAGGGGGGATGTCAGATGGACCTGGGCCCTGGGCGCAGGATGTGGAGTTGGGTAcaggcgggggcaggggggaggtgGACTCTGACTGGTATCCCGAGGCGTAGCCGCGACTTTCGGAGGGCGATGGCTGGTagggggagcaggggcaggCCTGGCGGGGGGTCTGAtagccgctgctgctgctgctgtacttcAGGTCCGGGTGCGAGTGGGAATGGGCGTGGGAGTGGGAGCGGGAGGGCTCCGGGTAGGCGGGGTGGCCCGAGGGCAGGGGGTCGAAGGTGAAGGCCGGGAGGTCGTGCGGCTGGGGGGAGTGGCGCGGCCCGTAGGGGGACACAGCGGCCCGCCGGTGCCAGTactccgcctccctctcccgctcccacTGGAGCTCCGCCTCCCTGTCCCAGTGCAGCGACACCTCCCGGCCCCGCCTCAGCCCCGCCTCCCGGTGAAGCTCCGCCTCCCGCTCCCAgtgcagcccctcccccctgtccAGCCGCAGCGCGTGGAAGGCGCTGAGGGCGGCGGCCGACTCCTCGCGCCGGCAGCAGCAGTCCCGGCACGGGCAGCCGGGGGGCGCCATGCCGTCCAGCAGCAGCACGTCGCGGTAGGGGCTGGAGGGCTGCgagtggtgggggtgggcgtGGTGCGGGTGGGGCGAGTGGTGGTAGGGCGGGTACTCCTCGCCCCTGCAGATCAGCCTGCCgggagggggcagggtgtgggCGTGGGGCGGGACGGGCAGGTCCTGGGCGGGGTAGGGGCAGAGGTGGCGGGCGGGGCCCTCGGAGCAGGGCCGGTGGGGGTAGTGCGGGAGGCCCTGCTGCCGCTCCCACAGGAGGTCGGGCGGGGGCAGGGCCGAGTGCGAGTGGCACAGCTCCAGGTGGGGCGGGGCGGCGGCGCTgccggggggggcggggccggccGGGTGCCCGCCCCTGTCCAGGCAGTAGCCGTTGGGCAGGAGGAGGGGCCGGTCGCAGCCGGCCTCGCCGCAGCGCTGGGAGCGGTACCCGAGCCggcaggagcaggagcggcCCAGCCTCAGAGTGCCCGAGTGCTCCGGCGTGGGGTCGCCGTCGTCCAGGATGGCCgtctcccgctccctctcccggCCCCCGTCCCGGTCGCCCTCGATGCCCCCCAGCAGCCggtccagctcctccctctcctgccgggtggggggcgggggccgCGGCGGCTCCTCCAGCCGCTCGGTGGGGGCGGAGGAGTGGCCCGAGTCGGAGCTGATGGACAGCAGCTGGCTCTGCTTCTCCTCCCCGCTGCCCGCCGGGCTCCCGTTGGTGGAGGTGAGGGAGCCGGAGCCCGGACCCCTGCGCTTCTTCACCTGCGCATACAGACTGCCGTCCAACGGCCCGCGAGTGTGGGAGatatctgagagagagagagaggaggaggggggagagagaaggagagagagggagagggggagaggggagagagagagagagaggggagggaagagagagagggagagagagagcgagaaagggGGACAGcgagatagaaagagagagcgagacagacagagggagagaaggagaaagagagaataagaaagatgggggagagagagataaacagaatgagagagaaggagaaagagagggagggggaagagagggagaggtaaaCTTCACATCACCTCCTCGCATGTCCTCGTGTGATCTGTCTGCCCTGCACTACATGTTTCTGCCTCTTAGACAGTGCGATCCCAAGGTCACCTTCCAGGCTGTCCTGGTGGTGCAGGTTGAAGTTCTCATACGAATCCCAGCGCACCACGGGGTCAGCGGTGTTGTAGTCCACGGTAACCGCGGGGTCATTCCTCTGGTACTCccgccctgagagagagaaacacacacacacacacacacacacacagtggtcaCTGAGGTGACAACACACCACTAGGAACACAGGTAAACTGTCATCATACACTAACAGGACAGCCAGGTGTTCAGAGTGACACAAACAGGATTCAGATGAACAAATCAGCaccttttattttctctggtCCGGATGAGAAGACAAACTCCACTGTAGCATCGGAGGGAAATCTGTCATCTGGAAAAAAGGGAGTAATTCAGATTTCAGCTCATACAGGTTTTACAAACCCAGTATGAGCTCAAGGCAGTTCAAGGCAACAGAGGCTGCGGACAAGCCCAGACTTTTCTGAATGGTTCTTTCTTCCTAAGTAGCCTTTGCACACAGTTTAAACATGTCCCTGACTGGATTTCTGCTTAAGCCATTTGCTTAATCCTTATTGAGCATGACATACAAagcatttaacatattttacatttatgcagcCGTGTGttactgaaataaattcataatgcACACCCTGTTTAGCACCTTAGTATAGAGCCTCCAACCTTCTGCTTACAACATGGCTGGACTGCCCATGGCTTTACTGCTGCCCATTCATCTTTTCCCCTGCGTCTCATCCCCTCTGCCCCTTCTCCCTCGGTTCTCTCGCTTGGCTCACCGCTGCAGGCTTCGTCCAGCTCCCCCTTTCCGAACCACAGCTGCGCCCCGTGGATGGTGCAGGTGTGAAACTGCAGCCGgaacactgtgtctctctctgccccgtGGGCTCGCCGGTGATAGCActtcacctgcagggggcgccagagggagagagagcgaatGAAGAGGACATTTCATAGCTTTCTGCTTGTGTGTAATGCGCTCTGTGTTTAAATGGAAAGCAGGAACCATGTTGCTGGGTTTTGGCAGCAGGGTGTGACGCCTAATTGCTTCCCCTTCCCGGAGGAAGGGAAAGGAGGTCGCGCAGCCTCGCTCACCATGATGTCCCCCTTCAGCAGCAGCGCGGGTTCGATGG
This portion of the Megalops cyprinoides isolate fMegCyp1 chromosome 7, fMegCyp1.pri, whole genome shotgun sequence genome encodes:
- the tns2a gene encoding tensin-2 isoform X2, which gives rise to MGCALSTECCGEEPDPVPVRGSPKRPSPEKVDSKMRLTKPGKGEPHAFKEKTFKKKRQCGVCRQSIESLGSFCRACKTATHKKCEIKVTTACVPAPSSDLQRRGTAPSRHIQHLGSTKSLTYTKQRSTLPRSFSVDRVMDRVMERHYDFDLTYITERIISVFFPPLLEEQRYRANLKEVTAMLKSKHQEKFLLLNLSERRHDITRLNPKVHDFGWPDLHAPPLDKICAMCKAMETWLTSDPQHVVVLHCKGNKGKTGVIIAAYMHYSKISAGADQALSTLAMRKFCEDKVSSSLQPSQNRYIYYFGGLLSGAIKMNSSPLFLHQVLIPTLPNFQPDGGYFPFLKIYQSMQLVYTSGIYDLQGSGGRRLCVTIEPALLLKGDIMVKCYHRRAHGAERDTVFRLQFHTCTIHGAQLWFGKGELDEACSDDRFPSDATVEFVFSSGPEKIKGREYQRNDPAVTVDYNTADPVVRWDSYENFNLHHQDSLEDISHTRGPLDGSLYAQVKKRRGPGSGSLTSTNGSPAGSGEEKQSQLLSISSDSGHSSAPTERLEEPPRPPPPTRQEREELDRLLGGIEGDRDGGRERERETAILDDGDPTPEHSGTLRLGRSCSCRLGYRSQRCGEAGCDRPLLLPNGYCLDRGGHPAGPAPPGSAAAPPHLELCHSHSALPPPDLLWERQQGLPHYPHRPCSEGPARHLCPYPAQDLPVPPHAHTLPPPGRLICRGEEYPPYHHSPHPHHAHPHHSQPSSPYRDVLLLDGMAPPGCPCRDCCCRREESAAALSAFHALRLDRGEGLHWEREAELHREAGLRRGREVSLHWDREAELQWEREREAEYWHRRAAVSPYGPRHSPQPHDLPAFTFDPLPSGHPAYPEPSRSHSHAHSHSHPDLKYSSSSSGYQTPRQACPCSPYQPSPSESRGYASGYQSESTSPLPPPVPNSTSCAQGPGPSDIPPQLHPQQYPPDRQTMDGSGCVGDGLPWRDHISQGSLRRIHREARVISSAVSDLSEPPTPVHTSSPLHAQESPAETDLRVTGMSSGPAPSSPQDRAYPGPQEPPSPAQCSSQSQQPSTDPAQAMADTPDSPASPTRTEPQNHCSPQSATDCAPPPPASPAESSVTLTTSQSAPPSTHSPTPSSPGPGSLQLNGDTPPRDGTPDTPKVSSAPSSAPSSAPSSPQPPPGSPERPSSSEPPVLGFATMGRRLMLGADGAGHLQPYPGAEGNGGQHKPPSPEGHSTPTFPISTSYYPASVPAVPYTGYTAVTIPPPQPPLPEKRRQSALPGSPNGRGSTLRPATGPPGAQHAGPAAPHHVTFSPSVGEAPPPAGPREGSLPQGGEAQNRVSVKFVQDSSRFWYKPGISRDQAIAVLKEKEPGTFLIRDSNSFQGAYGLALKVATPPPNVNSHGSKGGDPLEQLVRHFLIETGPRGVKIKGCQNEPHFGSLSALVYQHSITPISLPCALRIPEKDLVGDIQEVQTASNMSTAADLLKQGAACNVLYLNSVETESLTGPQAISKATSATLSRSPRPPATVVHFKVSAQGITLTDSQHRVFFRRHYPVNSVTFSSVDPQDRRMFGFVAKKQGSMSENVCHLFAELDPEQPASAIVNFINKVMLGPQRR
- the tns2a gene encoding tensin-2 isoform X3; this encodes MSKPGKGEPHAFKEKTFKKKRQCGVCRQSIESLGSFCRACKTATHKKCEIKVTTACVPAPSSDLQRRGTAPSRHIQHLGSTKSLTYTKQRSTLPRSFSVDRVMDRVMERHYDFDLTYITERIISVFFPPLLEEQRYRANLKEVTAMLKSKHQEKFLLLNLSERRHDITRLNPKVHDFGWPDLHAPPLDKICAMCKAMETWLTSDPQHVVVLHCKGNKGKTGVIIAAYMHYSKISAGADQALSTLAMRKFCEDKVSSSLQPSQNRYIYYFGGLLSGAIKMNSSPLFLHQVLIPTLPNFQPDGGYFPFLKIYQSMQLVYTSGIYDLQGSGGRRLCVTIEPALLLKGDIMVKCYHRRAHGAERDTVFRLQFHTCTIHGAQLWFGKGELDEACSDDRFPSDATVEFVFSSGPEKIKGREYQRNDPAVTVDYNTADPVVRWDSYENFNLHHQDSLEDISHTRGPLDGSLYAQVKKRRGPGSGSLTSTNGSPAGSGEEKQSQLLSISSDSGHSSAPTERLEEPPRPPPPTRQEREELDRLLGGIEGDRDGGRERERETAILDDGDPTPEHSGTLRLGRSCSCRLGYRSQRCGEAGCDRPLLLPNGYCLDRGGHPAGPAPPGSAAAPPHLELCHSHSALPPPDLLWERQQGLPHYPHRPCSEGPARHLCPYPAQDLPVPPHAHTLPPPGRLICRGEEYPPYHHSPHPHHAHPHHSQPSSPYRDVLLLDGMAPPGCPCRDCCCRREESAAALSAFHALRLDRGEGLHWEREAELHREAGLRRGREVSLHWDREAELQWEREREAEYWHRRAAVSPYGPRHSPQPHDLPAFTFDPLPSGHPAYPEPSRSHSHAHSHSHPDLKYSSSSSGYQTPRQACPCSPYQPSPSESRGYASGYQSESTSPLPPPVPNSTSCAQGPGPSDIPPQLHPQQYPPDRQTMDGSGCVGDGLPWRDHISQGSLRRIHREARVISSAVSDLSEPPTPVHTSSPLHAQESPAETDLRVTGMSSGPAPSSPQDRAYPGPQEPPSPAQCSSQSQQPSTDPAQAMADTPDSPASPTRTEPQNHCSPQSATDCAPPPPASPAESSVTLTTSQSAPPSTHSPTPSSPGPGSLQLNGDTPPRDGTPDTPKVSSAPSSAPSSAPSSPQPPPGSPERPSSSEPPVLGFATMGRRLMLGADGAGHLQPYPGAEGNGGQHKPPSPEGHSTPTFPISTSYYPASVPAVPYTGYTAVTIPPPQPPLPEKRRQSALPGSPNGRGSTLRPATGPPGAQHAGPAAPHHVTFSPSVGEAPPPAGPREGSLPQGGEAQNRVSVKFVQDSSRFWYKPGISRDQAIAVLKEKEPGTFLIRDSNSFQGAYGLALKVATPPPNVNSHGSKGGDPLEQLVRHFLIETGPRGVKIKGCQNEPHFGSLSALVYQHSITPISLPCALRIPEKDLVGDIQEVQTASNMSTAADLLKQGAACNVLYLNSVETESLTGPQAISKATSATLSRSPRPPATVVHFKVSAQGITLTDSQHRVFFRRHYPVNSVTFSSVDPQDRRWTNSDSTTSKMFGFVAKKQGSMSENVCHLFAELDPEQPASAIVNFINKVMLGPQRR
- the tns2a gene encoding tensin-2 isoform X4, which produces MDRVMERHYDFDLTYITERIISVFFPPLLEEQRYRANLKEVTAMLKSKHQEKFLLLNLSERRHDITRLNPKVHDFGWPDLHAPPLDKICAMCKAMETWLTSDPQHVVVLHCKGNKGKTGVIIAAYMHYSKISAGADQALSTLAMRKFCEDKVSSSLQPSQNRYIYYFGGLLSGAIKMNSSPLFLHQVLIPTLPNFQPDGGYFPFLKIYQSMQLVYTSGIYDLQGSGGRRLCVTIEPALLLKGDIMVKCYHRRAHGAERDTVFRLQFHTCTIHGAQLWFGKGELDEACSDDRFPSDATVEFVFSSGPEKIKGREYQRNDPAVTVDYNTADPVVRWDSYENFNLHHQDSLEDISHTRGPLDGSLYAQVKKRRGPGSGSLTSTNGSPAGSGEEKQSQLLSISSDSGHSSAPTERLEEPPRPPPPTRQEREELDRLLGGIEGDRDGGRERERETAILDDGDPTPEHSGTLRLGRSCSCRLGYRSQRCGEAGCDRPLLLPNGYCLDRGGHPAGPAPPGSAAAPPHLELCHSHSALPPPDLLWERQQGLPHYPHRPCSEGPARHLCPYPAQDLPVPPHAHTLPPPGRLICRGEEYPPYHHSPHPHHAHPHHSQPSSPYRDVLLLDGMAPPGCPCRDCCCRREESAAALSAFHALRLDRGEGLHWEREAELHREAGLRRGREVSLHWDREAELQWEREREAEYWHRRAAVSPYGPRHSPQPHDLPAFTFDPLPSGHPAYPEPSRSHSHAHSHSHPDLKYSSSSSGYQTPRQACPCSPYQPSPSESRGYASGYQSESTSPLPPPVPNSTSCAQGPGPSDIPPQLHPQQYPPDRQTMDGSGCVGDGLPWRDHISQGSLRRIHREARVISSAVSDLSEPPTPVHTSSPLHAQESPAETDLRVTGMSSGPAPSSPQDRAYPGPQEPPSPAQCSSQSQQPSTDPAQAMADTPDSPASPTRTEPQNHCSPQSATDCAPPPPASPAESSVTLTTSQSAPPSTHSPTPSSPGPGSLQLNGDTPPRDGTPDTPKVSSAPSSAPSSAPSSPQPPPGSPERPSSSEPPVLGFATMGRRLMLGADGAGHLQPYPGAEGNGGQHKPPSPEGHSTPTFPISTSYYPASVPAVPYTGYTAVTIPPPQPPLPEKRRQSALPGSPNGRGSTLRPATGPPGAQHAGPAAPHHVTFSPSVGEAPPPAGPREGSLPQGGEAQNRVSVKFVQDSSRFWYKPGISRDQAIAVLKEKEPGTFLIRDSNSFQGAYGLALKVATPPPNVNSHGSKGGDPLEQLVRHFLIETGPRGVKIKGCQNEPHFGSLSALVYQHSITPISLPCALRIPEKDLVGDIQEVQTASNMSTAADLLKQGAACNVLYLNSVETESLTGPQAISKATSATLSRSPRPPATVVHFKVSAQGITLTDSQHRVFFRRHYPVNSVTFSSVDPQDRRWTNSDSTTSKMFGFVAKKQGSMSENVCHLFAELDPEQPASAIVNFINKVMLGPQRR
- the tns2a gene encoding tensin-2 isoform X1, which encodes MGCALSTECCGEEPDPVPVRGSPKRPSPEKVDSKMRLTKPGKGEPHAFKEKTFKKKRQCGVCRQSIESLGSFCRACKTATHKKCEIKVTTACVPAPSSDLQRRGTAPSRHIQHLGSTKSLTYTKQRSTLPRSFSVDRVMDRVMERHYDFDLTYITERIISVFFPPLLEEQRYRANLKEVTAMLKSKHQEKFLLLNLSERRHDITRLNPKVHDFGWPDLHAPPLDKICAMCKAMETWLTSDPQHVVVLHCKGNKGKTGVIIAAYMHYSKISAGADQALSTLAMRKFCEDKVSSSLQPSQNRYIYYFGGLLSGAIKMNSSPLFLHQVLIPTLPNFQPDGGYFPFLKIYQSMQLVYTSGIYDLQGSGGRRLCVTIEPALLLKGDIMVKCYHRRAHGAERDTVFRLQFHTCTIHGAQLWFGKGELDEACSDDRFPSDATVEFVFSSGPEKIKGREYQRNDPAVTVDYNTADPVVRWDSYENFNLHHQDSLEDISHTRGPLDGSLYAQVKKRRGPGSGSLTSTNGSPAGSGEEKQSQLLSISSDSGHSSAPTERLEEPPRPPPPTRQEREELDRLLGGIEGDRDGGRERERETAILDDGDPTPEHSGTLRLGRSCSCRLGYRSQRCGEAGCDRPLLLPNGYCLDRGGHPAGPAPPGSAAAPPHLELCHSHSALPPPDLLWERQQGLPHYPHRPCSEGPARHLCPYPAQDLPVPPHAHTLPPPGRLICRGEEYPPYHHSPHPHHAHPHHSQPSSPYRDVLLLDGMAPPGCPCRDCCCRREESAAALSAFHALRLDRGEGLHWEREAELHREAGLRRGREVSLHWDREAELQWEREREAEYWHRRAAVSPYGPRHSPQPHDLPAFTFDPLPSGHPAYPEPSRSHSHAHSHSHPDLKYSSSSSGYQTPRQACPCSPYQPSPSESRGYASGYQSESTSPLPPPVPNSTSCAQGPGPSDIPPQLHPQQYPPDRQTMDGSGCVGDGLPWRDHISQGSLRRIHREARVISSAVSDLSEPPTPVHTSSPLHAQESPAETDLRVTGMSSGPAPSSPQDRAYPGPQEPPSPAQCSSQSQQPSTDPAQAMADTPDSPASPTRTEPQNHCSPQSATDCAPPPPASPAESSVTLTTSQSAPPSTHSPTPSSPGPGSLQLNGDTPPRDGTPDTPKVSSAPSSAPSSAPSSPQPPPGSPERPSSSEPPVLGFATMGRRLMLGADGAGHLQPYPGAEGNGGQHKPPSPEGHSTPTFPISTSYYPASVPAVPYTGYTAVTIPPPQPPLPEKRRQSALPGSPNGRGSTLRPATGPPGAQHAGPAAPHHVTFSPSVGEAPPPAGPREGSLPQGGEAQNRVSVKFVQDSSRFWYKPGISRDQAIAVLKEKEPGTFLIRDSNSFQGAYGLALKVATPPPNVNSHGSKGGDPLEQLVRHFLIETGPRGVKIKGCQNEPHFGSLSALVYQHSITPISLPCALRIPEKDLVGDIQEVQTASNMSTAADLLKQGAACNVLYLNSVETESLTGPQAISKATSATLSRSPRPPATVVHFKVSAQGITLTDSQHRVFFRRHYPVNSVTFSSVDPQDRRWTNSDSTTSKMFGFVAKKQGSMSENVCHLFAELDPEQPASAIVNFINKVMLGPQRR